In the Methylomonas rhizoryzae genome, one interval contains:
- a CDS encoding NAD(P)-dependent oxidoreductase codes for MNCRGKFNLSQIRANDLKTKGIAATLSTPSMHLINMARGDVVDSPALIDGRIAGAGLEVYENQPKLHPGFLSLENATLLPHLGSATIATRTAMDENVSVNLEAFFAGRELPDRVV; via the coding sequence ATGAATTGTCGCGGCAAGTTTAATTTGTCGCAAATTAGAGCCAACGATTTGAAAACCAAAGGCATCGCCGCGACTTTATCAACGCCGAGCATGCATCTGATCAACATGGCCCGCGGCGACGTGGTGGACAGCCCAGCCTTGATAGACGGACGGATTGCCGGGGCCGGCCTGGAGGTCTACGAGAACCAGCCTAAGCTGCATCCCGGATTTCTAAGTTTGGAGAACGCCACGCTGCTACCGCACTTGGGCAGCGCCACCATTGCCACCCGCACTGCCATGGACGAGAATGTGTCGGTTAACCTGGAAGCGTTTTTCGCCGGGCGGGAATTGCCGGATAGAGTGGTTTAA
- a CDS encoding carboxypeptidase-like regulatory domain-containing protein: protein MKLKFIVPWLMLSFFAFAEDPPLSPQIQGEVRFVSGGIGYREREAMQVMRADYNLLLLFAEKGTGNYLSDVQVVVKDQSGHTVMETVADGPMLFAKLSPGHYSVEADHNGHSIAKIVNVGSQRQTSLSFAWPAQPGDQSDR, encoded by the coding sequence ATGAAATTAAAATTTATTGTTCCGTGGTTGATGCTGAGCTTTTTTGCGTTTGCGGAAGATCCGCCGCTAAGTCCTCAAATCCAAGGCGAAGTGCGCTTCGTCAGCGGCGGGATTGGCTACAGGGAACGGGAAGCGATGCAAGTGATGCGAGCCGATTACAACTTGCTCTTGCTGTTTGCGGAAAAAGGCACTGGAAATTATCTGAGCGACGTCCAAGTGGTGGTCAAGGATCAGAGCGGTCATACCGTGATGGAAACCGTAGCGGACGGCCCCATGCTGTTCGCCAAACTCAGCCCCGGCCATTACAGCGTGGAAGCTGATCATAACGGCCATAGCATTGCGAAAATCGTAAATGTCGGTAGTCAACGACAAACTTCGCTTTCGTTTGCTTGGCCGGCACAACCCGGCGATCAGTCGGACCGATAG
- a CDS encoding Lcl C-terminal domain-containing protein: MEIKRPLMILGALLSATAFNAHASLTSYTANGVDFVRMQSGSFDISWTKDGNLFQTLADSYAGGTSAFVNAVIASVPGGKINDTPNVYDTPSNSGYHTLSASADFDTTNGRVSWFGAQAYVNYLNSISYGGSNQWRLPTMIDTGSAGCDLAFSGTDCGSNVNTATGEMAKLYYDELGKTAYYNTSGAGEQPNYGILGTSTLFDTTGSTGLFGNVHTSGYWSDIEYASDPIFAWSFYTYGGVQSYGYKSDQGYAWAVSPGQVSAVPVPVAVWLFLSGMLGTLILQRRYSGR, from the coding sequence ATGGAAATAAAACGCCCCCTGATGATACTTGGCGCACTACTCAGCGCCACCGCCTTCAACGCCCACGCCAGCCTGACCAGTTATACCGCCAACGGCGTGGACTTTGTCCGCATGCAAAGCGGCAGCTTTGATATCAGCTGGACCAAAGACGGCAATCTGTTCCAAACCCTGGCCGACAGTTATGCCGGCGGCACCTCGGCCTTCGTCAACGCTGTGATTGCCTCGGTACCCGGCGGCAAGATCAACGACACGCCCAATGTTTACGATACCCCATCTAACAGCGGCTACCACACCCTGTCCGCCAGTGCTGACTTCGACACGACAAACGGAAGAGTTAGCTGGTTTGGGGCCCAAGCCTATGTCAACTACCTGAACAGTATCAGCTACGGTGGGAGCAACCAGTGGCGCCTACCAACCATGATCGACACTGGCAGCGCGGGTTGCGATCTTGCCTTTAGCGGCACCGACTGCGGCTCCAACGTCAATACGGCCACGGGTGAGATGGCCAAGCTGTATTACGACGAGTTGGGCAAAACAGCCTACTACAACACCAGCGGTGCAGGTGAACAGCCTAATTACGGAATTCTGGGTACCAGCACACTCTTTGATACCACCGGTTCCACAGGCCTTTTCGGCAACGTACACACCTCTGGGTACTGGTCTGATATAGAGTATGCGTCCGACCCTATCTTCGCATGGTCCTTCTATACCTACGGCGGCGTCCAGAGCTACGGCTATAAGAGCGACCAGGGCTACGCATGGGCAGTCAGCCCCGGACAAGTGTCCGCCGTGCCGGTACCGGTTGCTGTCTGGCTGTTTTTGTCCGGCATGTTGGGCACGTTGATTTTGCAACGCCGTTACAGTGGTCGTTGA
- a CDS encoding DUF1566 domain-containing protein: MGHLFYEELGGMASQPISTRHDSDYALFGNIQQYYWSGTEYLFGLGNSTAWTFDFNDGSQWSSFKNPQFPRLYAWPVRDGDVAAVPLPAGLAVPIRHTRHISLAKPLTARFLSHGRNQFLTTTTRSKPWK; encoded by the coding sequence ATGGGACACTTGTTTTACGAGGAACTGGGCGGCATGGCCTCGCAACCGATTAGCACCCGGCACGACAGCGATTACGCCTTGTTCGGCAATATCCAGCAATATTATTGGTCCGGAACCGAGTATTTGTTCGGCTTGGGAAATAGTACCGCGTGGACTTTCGACTTTAACGACGGCAGCCAATGGAGTTCGTTTAAGAACCCCCAATTCCCTCGCTTGTATGCCTGGCCCGTGCGCGACGGCGATGTCGCCGCCGTGCCGTTGCCTGCCGGCTTGGCTGTTCCTATCCGGCATACTCGGCACATTAGCCTTGCGAAACCGCTAACGGCAAGGTTCTTAAGCCATGGACGAAATCAATTTTTGACAACAACCACAAGGAGCAAACCATGGAAATAA
- a CDS encoding oleate hydratase, with protein sequence MHGNVKAYLVGGGIGSLAAAAFMIRDAKLPGGNIAVLEAGSELGGSLDGAGNPVKGYSMRGGRMLTTDNYECTWDLFKSIPSLNQADKAVFDETVEFNEKHAAHSMARLVDKHRAKVPVSSMGFSMQDRIELLKLSQANEEALAATCITDWLSPGFFETEFWYMWSTTFAFQPWHSAVEFRRYLHRFMLEFTRIETLAGVKRTVYNQFDSLVAPLQSWLKNHGVRFYPDCLVIDLDHKTEDDEFIVTGIHSLRHGKRELIAVKNGDIVFLQNGSMTDASSVGSMTNPPRQLTKADSGGWTLWEKLAKGRPQFGNPEAFNSCIAQSCWASFTVTLKNPDFFALMQQFTANEPGTGGLVTFKDSNWLMSVVLAHQPHFPNQPPNVQVFWGYALFPDRIGNFVARPMADCSGGEILLELCGHLRFDLEIFTTAICIPCRMPYITSMFMPRSHNDRPLPVPRGSKNLGFISQYVEIAEDVVFTVEYSVRAAQTAVYQLLKIDRVIPPVSPHDQSLRAQFEALIKALK encoded by the coding sequence ATGCACGGCAACGTTAAGGCCTACCTGGTCGGCGGCGGCATCGGCTCGTTGGCCGCCGCCGCTTTCATGATTCGCGACGCCAAGCTACCCGGCGGCAATATCGCCGTTCTCGAAGCCGGGTCCGAGCTGGGCGGGAGTCTCGATGGCGCCGGCAATCCGGTTAAGGGGTATTCCATGCGGGGTGGCCGGATGTTGACCACCGACAATTACGAGTGTACCTGGGATCTCTTTAAATCGATTCCCTCGCTGAACCAGGCCGACAAGGCGGTGTTCGACGAAACCGTTGAATTCAACGAAAAACACGCGGCGCATTCGATGGCAAGACTGGTCGATAAGCATCGAGCCAAAGTGCCGGTCTCATCTATGGGCTTCTCGATGCAGGATCGTATCGAACTGTTGAAACTCAGCCAAGCTAACGAGGAGGCATTGGCGGCGACCTGCATTACCGATTGGCTTTCGCCCGGCTTTTTCGAAACCGAATTCTGGTATATGTGGTCCACAACCTTCGCTTTCCAGCCTTGGCACAGCGCTGTCGAATTCAGACGCTATCTGCACCGTTTCATGCTGGAATTCACCCGCATCGAAACCTTGGCCGGCGTCAAACGCACCGTATATAACCAATTCGATTCGCTGGTGGCGCCGTTGCAGTCCTGGCTGAAAAACCATGGGGTGCGGTTTTATCCCGATTGCCTAGTAATCGATCTCGACCACAAGACCGAAGACGATGAATTCATCGTTACCGGCATACACAGCCTGCGCCACGGCAAGCGTGAACTCATTGCCGTGAAGAACGGCGATATTGTTTTCCTGCAAAACGGTTCGATGACCGACGCTTCCTCCGTGGGTTCAATGACTAACCCGCCCAGGCAATTGACCAAGGCCGATAGCGGAGGTTGGACGCTCTGGGAAAAACTGGCAAAAGGCCGGCCGCAGTTCGGTAACCCGGAGGCGTTCAATAGCTGTATTGCCCAATCTTGCTGGGCATCGTTCACCGTTACGTTGAAGAATCCGGACTTCTTCGCACTGATGCAACAGTTCACCGCTAACGAACCCGGCACCGGCGGCCTAGTGACCTTCAAGGATTCGAACTGGCTGATGTCGGTTGTGCTAGCCCATCAACCGCATTTTCCGAATCAGCCGCCTAATGTGCAGGTGTTCTGGGGTTACGCACTATTTCCGGACCGCATAGGGAATTTTGTCGCCAGGCCCATGGCTGACTGCAGCGGCGGGGAAATCCTGCTGGAACTTTGCGGCCATCTGCGCTTCGATTTGGAAATTTTCACCACCGCCATTTGCATTCCCTGTCGTATGCCTTACATCACCAGCATGTTCATGCCCCGCAGCCACAACGATAGACCGCTGCCGGTGCCGCGCGGCTCAAAGAATCTCGGCTTCATCAGCCAGTATGTCGAAATTGCAGAGGATGTGGTGTTTACCGTGGAGTATTCGGTGCGAGCGGCGCAAACCGCGGTTTATCAGTTGCTGAAAATCGATCGAGTCATTCCGCCGGTCTCACCGCACGATCAATCGTTGCGCGCGCAGTTCGAGGCCTTGATCAAGGCCTTGAAGTGA
- a CDS encoding DUF3096 domain-containing protein — protein sequence MNLAIEPLLALVIGVLILLIPRFLNYFVAVYLIVVGILGLIHR from the coding sequence ATGAATCTAGCGATAGAACCCTTACTGGCTTTGGTGATAGGTGTGTTAATCCTGCTGATTCCCCGTTTTTTGAATTATTTCGTGGCGGTGTATTTGATCGTTGTGGGTATTTTGGGACTCATCCATCGTTGA
- a CDS encoding IS630 family transposase: protein MAELIKQAEAGDIELAYVDEAGFAPQPPNRSAWTKRGEVHAITAKRAQRINVIGALLSSGRLLLTQLWQSVNGLWFFGFLMALIERVSKPMVVILDNASIHTAKKLKPYWDLLEEKGMRFYFLPPYSPELNRIELLWHKMKYEWLPFKAYTPDELEQAIEEIGRGFGSKYTLTFC, encoded by the coding sequence ATCGCAGAACTGATTAAGCAAGCGGAAGCCGGTGATATCGAATTGGCGTATGTGGATGAAGCCGGATTTGCGCCGCAACCACCGAATCGTTCGGCTTGGACGAAGCGCGGCGAAGTCCATGCCATTACCGCTAAGCGCGCGCAGCGCATAAATGTGATCGGCGCGCTGCTGTCATCGGGGCGGCTACTGTTGACCCAACTTTGGCAGAGCGTAAATGGTCTGTGGTTCTTTGGCTTTCTGATGGCGTTGATCGAACGCGTCAGCAAGCCGATGGTGGTGATTTTGGACAATGCCTCCATTCATACCGCCAAAAAGCTGAAACCTTATTGGGATTTATTGGAAGAGAAAGGCATGCGATTTTATTTTCTGCCTCCCTACAGTCCTGAATTGAACCGAATCGAATTGCTGTGGCATAAGATGAAATATGAATGGCTGCCTTTCAAAGCATATACGCCGGATGAACTGGAACAGGCCATTGAGGAAATTGGCCGTGGATTTGGCTCTAAATACACGCTAACTTTTTGCTAG
- a CDS encoding helix-turn-helix transcriptional regulator, producing the protein MSQEAEYDKLVGLIYEAALEPERWQAVLLEFSDWFDAAGTTLWVHDFGSRGVHAEDGAESFRFVRFDSDYLASYADHYTLTNVWVENERLLQEGVAVTSSMLFDDNLLLRTEYFGDWLRPQNLFYAIGGIVARNGELAVKLSALRSKHKGPYSYDDLAWYARLLPHLKRACELNQRLAGERLASENRQTVNGTAQAVSGLCILGLSANGRLIYLNQRGESWLREGHCLTLHHGGLHALDADKDAVLQAALRNAVSSRKPQHLNLGAGNGYAHCCLTAIPAPSLGNPLLHDQQVALIVLIAAGPQHRVATVRQLMELFGLTAAEARVARALAQGEDVDTYANAEGLKKSTVRSHLKAAMEKTGTNSQRDLLRLVLSVPAVRDR; encoded by the coding sequence ATGAGCCAAGAGGCCGAGTACGACAAATTGGTGGGGTTGATTTATGAAGCGGCCCTGGAGCCTGAACGCTGGCAGGCGGTTTTGTTGGAGTTTTCCGACTGGTTTGACGCAGCCGGCACTACCTTGTGGGTGCACGATTTCGGCAGTCGCGGAGTGCATGCCGAAGACGGCGCGGAAAGTTTTCGTTTCGTGCGTTTTGATTCCGACTATCTTGCCAGTTACGCCGACCATTACACGTTGACTAACGTGTGGGTTGAGAATGAACGATTATTGCAGGAAGGCGTGGCGGTAACCTCGTCGATGTTGTTCGACGACAATTTATTGCTGAGAACCGAGTATTTCGGCGACTGGCTGCGTCCGCAAAATCTGTTTTACGCCATCGGCGGCATCGTTGCCAGAAACGGCGAACTCGCGGTGAAACTCAGCGCCTTGCGCTCCAAACACAAAGGCCCTTATTCCTACGACGATTTGGCCTGGTACGCCCGCCTGCTGCCGCATCTAAAACGCGCCTGCGAACTGAACCAGCGCCTGGCCGGCGAGCGCTTGGCGTCCGAAAACCGGCAAACGGTCAACGGCACCGCTCAAGCCGTGTCGGGTTTGTGTATTTTGGGTTTGTCGGCCAACGGGCGCTTGATTTACCTGAATCAGCGCGGCGAATCCTGGTTACGCGAGGGACATTGTTTGACTTTGCACCACGGCGGCCTGCACGCCTTGGATGCCGACAAGGACGCGGTATTGCAAGCGGCGTTGAGAAATGCGGTAAGCAGCCGCAAACCGCAACACCTGAATCTGGGTGCGGGCAACGGTTACGCCCATTGCTGCCTGACGGCGATTCCGGCTCCGAGTTTGGGCAATCCCTTGCTGCACGATCAACAAGTCGCCTTGATCGTGTTGATCGCGGCCGGCCCGCAACACAGGGTGGCAACGGTTAGGCAATTGATGGAGCTGTTCGGCCTGACGGCGGCGGAGGCGCGGGTTGCCCGCGCATTGGCGCAAGGCGAGGACGTCGATACTTACGCCAACGCCGAAGGTTTGAAAAAATCCACGGTGCGTAGCCATTTGAAAGCGGCGATGGAAAAAACCGGCACTAACTCGCAACGGGATTTGTTGCGGCTGGTGTTGTCGGTGCCGGCGGTGAGGGACAGATGA
- a CDS encoding IS5 family transposase — translation MFQAINQTLADRGLFLKAGTIVDASLIAAPTSTKNQSQSRDPEMHASKKGNQWFFGSKFHIGVDHETGLVHTLKVTSGNVSDVAEAAHLLHGEEQFVHGDAGYQGLEKRPEMPADNPPTCVVAMRPGKLRKLSNDDSEQAQLLRAAARELASRRAKVEHVFRDIKIRFGYAKNRYRGLAKNTARLTFLTAIANVLRGDAYERRCLMASGI, via the coding sequence ATCTTCCAGGCCATCAACCAAACGCTGGCGGATCGCGGGCTGTTTCTAAAAGCCGGCACCATCGTCGATGCCAGTCTGATTGCCGCCCCGACCTCGACCAAAAACCAAAGCCAGTCGCGCGACCCGGAAATGCATGCCAGCAAAAAGGGCAATCAATGGTTTTTTGGCAGCAAGTTTCATATCGGCGTTGACCACGAAACCGGCTTGGTGCATACGCTCAAGGTCACCTCAGGCAACGTCAGCGACGTAGCTGAAGCTGCCCACTTGCTGCACGGCGAAGAGCAGTTTGTCCACGGCGATGCCGGTTATCAGGGCTTGGAAAAGCGCCCGGAGATGCCCGCCGACAATCCACCGACCTGCGTGGTTGCGATGCGCCCTGGCAAACTGCGTAAGCTAAGCAACGACGACAGCGAGCAGGCTCAGTTACTGCGCGCGGCAGCCAGAGAACTGGCCAGCCGCCGGGCCAAGGTCGAACACGTGTTCCGGGATATCAAAATCCGCTTTGGTTATGCCAAGAATCGCTATCGTGGCTTAGCCAAAAACACTGCTCGTCTGACCTTTCTGACCGCGATTGCCAATGTGCTTCGGGGTGACGCTTATGAACGTCGCTGCCTCATGGCGTCTGGCATTTGA
- a CDS encoding DUF3309 family protein, whose product MSIGTILLVILVLMLLGVIPVWPHSRAWGYGPTNGLGLVLIVVLILLVLGKI is encoded by the coding sequence ATGTCAATTGGCACTATTTTGCTGGTAATTCTTGTCCTGATGTTGCTCGGTGTTATTCCGGTATGGCCGCATAGCCGTGCCTGGGGTTACGGGCCTACTAACGGTTTGGGGCTGGTGTTGATCGTTGTATTGATTTTGCTAGTGCTAGGCAAGATTTAG
- a CDS encoding PAS domain-containing protein: protein MNLQWDGIERRKALRSKAEALVSSLSPEEMKAKPAEVLVHELLVHKIELEMQNEELRNAHNALLDAHDRYLDLYEFAPVGYITIDRTDCIDTINLSGCALLGLERDKLIGQRFSKFVASKDSDRWIQLVADIMESGANEKRAVGLEMKRADGSNFYAHLDCLHRIPSNEPPTLRIALTDISHSRQN, encoded by the coding sequence ATGAATTTACAATGGGATGGCATCGAAAGGCGTAAAGCATTGAGAAGCAAAGCCGAAGCTCTAGTTTCCAGTTTATCGCCCGAAGAAATGAAGGCCAAACCGGCTGAAGTTCTGGTACACGAACTGCTGGTCCACAAGATCGAGCTGGAAATGCAAAACGAAGAGTTGCGCAATGCGCACAACGCCTTGCTTGATGCACACGATCGTTATCTAGACCTTTACGAATTTGCGCCCGTCGGTTACATCACCATCGACCGGACAGACTGCATCGACACCATCAATCTCTCCGGATGCGCATTGCTTGGCCTGGAGCGCGACAAACTGATTGGGCAACGTTTCTCTAAATTTGTTGCCTCAAAGGACAGCGACCGATGGATTCAACTTGTTGCGGACATCATGGAATCCGGCGCAAACGAAAAACGAGCGGTTGGCCTGGAAATGAAACGAGCCGACGGATCTAATTTTTATGCTCATCTGGACTGCCTACACCGCATCCCCTCGAACGAACCGCCGACTTTGCGAATTGCGCTGACCGATATCAGCCATAGCAGGCAAAACTAG
- a CDS encoding B12-binding domain-containing radical SAM protein, with protein MAATGRIHLINPRADTFATRPMFFGKALYSPVAGLLAVAGTIPEDEYDIIVTDENIEPIDFDLKVDLVGISAMTSYVNRGYEIADAFRARGIPVIMGGVHVSYLPREALKHADAVVVGEAELVMSDVLDDLRHGRLQGIYKSERLHSMVDMPNPRLGLLKSARYINKGFVQTSRGCHHGCTFCAEPTMYGLRFRYRPVDDIIAEIEHIEERLILLNDADFFGTPKRAMEVMRAFKGRGLKWQAAVNSRDAHDERLLELAAESGCFMLSIGFESISKQTLRNVHKCQNDPDAYFGLVEKLHRHGIMVLGLFMFGFAGDEPSVFEETLKFNIDAKFDICGYSLLTPYPGTINWFEMLRRKQIVSFDWDKYDQSHIVFKPEGLSAEQLYRGYLNTYDGFYSLASMVRRFPWDASRNPANWAIYNAFFRKGGVVTRDFEQLVARPTPEPGFAAMPPLMPQKAAWRELVLGGAAETSTLASAIE; from the coding sequence ATGGCAGCAACCGGGCGTATCCATTTAATCAACCCGCGGGCGGACACCTTTGCCACGCGGCCTATGTTTTTCGGCAAAGCGCTTTATTCGCCGGTGGCCGGTTTACTGGCAGTGGCGGGCACGATCCCTGAAGACGAATACGACATTATTGTCACCGACGAAAATATCGAGCCCATCGATTTCGATCTTAAGGTCGATTTGGTGGGGATTTCTGCAATGACCTCGTACGTAAATCGCGGCTATGAAATTGCCGACGCTTTTAGAGCCCGCGGTATTCCGGTGATCATGGGAGGGGTGCATGTCAGCTATTTACCAAGGGAAGCGCTGAAGCATGCCGATGCGGTCGTCGTCGGCGAAGCCGAATTGGTTATGTCCGATGTGCTGGACGATCTGCGACATGGACGCCTGCAAGGTATCTACAAGTCCGAACGCCTGCATTCGATGGTCGATATGCCCAATCCTCGCCTGGGCTTGTTGAAGAGCGCCCGCTACATCAACAAGGGCTTTGTGCAAACCTCGCGCGGTTGCCATCACGGCTGTACTTTTTGCGCGGAGCCGACTATGTACGGCCTGCGCTTTCGTTACCGGCCGGTCGACGACATTATTGCCGAAATCGAGCATATCGAAGAGCGGCTGATTCTGCTCAACGACGCCGACTTTTTCGGCACGCCGAAACGCGCGATGGAAGTCATGCGGGCTTTTAAAGGACGCGGTTTGAAATGGCAGGCGGCAGTGAACAGCCGAGACGCGCACGACGAACGACTGTTGGAGCTGGCGGCGGAAAGCGGTTGTTTCATGTTGTCGATTGGTTTCGAATCGATTTCCAAGCAAACCTTGCGCAACGTGCATAAGTGTCAGAATGATCCGGACGCTTATTTCGGCTTGGTTGAGAAATTGCACCGTCACGGCATTATGGTGCTGGGTTTATTCATGTTCGGGTTTGCAGGCGACGAGCCGTCGGTATTCGAGGAAACCCTGAAATTCAACATCGACGCCAAATTCGATATATGCGGCTACTCGCTGTTGACGCCGTATCCCGGAACCATCAACTGGTTCGAAATGCTGCGGCGCAAGCAGATCGTTTCCTTCGATTGGGACAAATACGATCAATCGCATATCGTGTTCAAACCGGAAGGGTTATCGGCCGAGCAACTCTATCGCGGTTACCTGAACACCTATGACGGATTTTATAGCTTGGCATCAATGGTACGCCGTTTCCCTTGGGATGCTTCCCGCAATCCGGCAAACTGGGCTATCTACAACGCTTTCTTCCGCAAGGGAGGCGTTGTAACCCGAGATTTCGAACAATTGGTCGCCAGGCCGACGCCGGAGCCGGGGTTCGCAGCCATGCCGCCGTTGATGCCGCAGAAAGCCGCTTGGCGCGAATTGGTGCTGGGGGGGGCTGCAGAAACGTCGACACTTGCGTCCGCCATCGAGTAA
- a CDS encoding helix-turn-helix domain-containing protein, with product MRVKPIELSETEREQLQIIVKKGSDWRERERAQTILMLSDGQTVIAVAAHQGVKPEAIRERRRKWWRNGLASLPDQPRSGAPSKLTDANRNQLKGWIEAEPLTCRALVSRLTAECGVTISAGTLRNELKRMGYVWKRTRYSLKKSEIPNASNKRDTISQN from the coding sequence ATGCGCGTAAAACCGATTGAATTGAGCGAAACCGAACGAGAGCAACTCCAAATAATCGTCAAGAAAGGGAGTGATTGGCGAGAGCGCGAACGGGCGCAAACCATCCTGATGTTATCCGATGGTCAAACAGTGATTGCGGTTGCCGCGCATCAGGGTGTAAAGCCGGAAGCGATTCGTGAGCGGCGGCGGAAGTGGTGGAGAAACGGGCTAGCGAGCTTACCGGATCAGCCGCGCAGTGGTGCGCCGAGTAAACTGACGGACGCGAATCGCAATCAGCTCAAAGGCTGGATTGAGGCAGAACCATTGACCTGTCGGGCTCTGGTCAGTCGACTGACGGCGGAATGCGGCGTGACGATCAGTGCCGGTACGTTGCGAAACGAGTTGAAACGCATGGGCTATGTCTGGAAGCGCACGCGCTATAGTTTAAAAAAAAGCGAGATCCCGAACGCTTCGAACAAGCGAGACACGATATCGCAGAACTGA